A DNA window from Prochlorococcus marinus XMU1406 contains the following coding sequences:
- a CDS encoding MFS transporter, producing MKKSLLKPNKKFTLLSAFITLLNDRLSESILLPILPSFVLLFDSKASTYGLLSCTYQLAQFTASPFIGLMSDRYGRRPVTLFCITGSVIGISILSFTVLFNWSNSIASIPLFLLFLARLIDGLSGGTAATATTILADISSPEKRAKTFGLIGVAFGLSFFLGNIFVVIFAKNTNNNFIIPVLIASIIPIINFLLVFFYLPETKPNSDSNKSKTILKNPLKELFTVFKEEKIKKLSLAFFIYFIAFTGLTNILIFFLQESLNWTTKASSGTLVVVGIIAIIVQGGLIGPLVKQFGEMRLTLIGSGFILVACTLLITSPKANATINIYSAVSFLAIGAGLITPTLRALISRKLDVDKQGSILSNLQGLQSLGGVLGIAMAGRVYDSFGPKSPFIAGSVILLFMIYLIAEGKSNNSFNNQESKVL from the coding sequence GTGAAAAAAAGTTTATTAAAACCAAATAAAAAATTTACTCTCCTTAGTGCGTTTATCACTCTTCTAAATGATCGTTTAAGTGAAAGTATACTGTTACCTATATTACCCTCTTTTGTTTTACTTTTTGACTCCAAAGCAAGTACATATGGTTTATTATCATGCACTTACCAATTAGCTCAATTTACAGCTTCTCCTTTTATAGGACTTATGAGTGATAGATATGGAAGAAGACCTGTCACTCTTTTTTGTATTACTGGTTCAGTAATAGGAATATCAATATTATCTTTTACGGTTCTTTTTAATTGGTCAAATTCAATAGCCTCTATCCCATTATTTTTATTATTTTTAGCGAGATTAATTGACGGTTTAAGTGGAGGGACTGCAGCTACTGCAACAACAATTCTTGCAGATATTTCAAGCCCTGAAAAAAGAGCAAAAACATTTGGTCTGATTGGTGTAGCTTTTGGTTTAAGTTTTTTCTTAGGGAATATTTTTGTTGTAATTTTTGCAAAAAATACAAATAATAATTTTATTATTCCAGTTTTGATAGCCTCAATCATTCCAATAATAAATTTCCTCCTTGTATTTTTTTACTTACCAGAAACCAAGCCTAATAGTGACTCAAATAAATCAAAAACTATTTTAAAAAACCCTTTAAAAGAGCTATTCACGGTTTTCAAAGAAGAAAAGATTAAAAAATTATCATTAGCTTTTTTTATTTACTTTATTGCTTTTACTGGGTTGACCAATATCCTTATATTTTTCCTTCAAGAATCTTTAAACTGGACGACCAAAGCATCAAGTGGAACTCTTGTTGTAGTAGGAATCATTGCAATTATCGTTCAGGGAGGATTAATTGGACCTCTGGTAAAGCAATTTGGCGAAATGCGATTAACACTTATCGGATCAGGCTTCATTCTTGTGGCATGTACTCTTTTAATAACTTCTCCAAAAGCAAATGCGACAATTAATATTTATTCAGCTGTTTCATTTTTAGCCATTGGGGCAGGGTTAATTACGCCCACCTTAAGAGCACTGATATCAAGGAAATTAGACGTTGATAAACAAGGGTCAATTTTAAGTAATCTTCAAGGTCTACAGAGTCTTGGAGGAGTTTTAGGAATTGCAATGGCAGGAAGGGTTTATGATAGTTTTGGTCCTAAATCACCTTTTATAGCAGGTTCCGTTATCTTACTTTTCATGATATACCTTATTGCAGAGGGTAAAAGTAATAATTCTTTTAACAATCAAGAATCAAAAGTACTTTAA
- the ppk1 gene encoding polyphosphate kinase 1 — protein sequence MKNQADVFINRELSWIEFNKRVLLTGMEKEYKILDKVKFCSIFSNNLDEFFMVRVASLKAQVEAGITKKSIDGLTPKDQLTKINKEVKNLTNLQENYLNNELNNELKEKGIVLKKYKDLSENERNWCNNYFTSSIFPLLTPLVVDPAHPFPFISNLSLNLAALIRDGEDSKNQFVRVKIPTKNINRFIQIPNEIIQNCDESTYFFISVEDLIGNNINTLFNEMECINYSFFRVTRDADLELKELEADDLLLAVEQSLQKRRLGGDVVRLEVASDMPEKILKLLIESISIQKEYVYFCKSFLGLDDLNQLTKINRDDLKENLLIGKTHPKLKNLDLPSNKNLNSIFHILRKKNILLHHPYDLFRTSVEEFINKAADDPLVMAIKITLYRVSKDSPIIAALMRAAENGKEVMTLVELKARFDEDNNIQWAKQLEQAGIHVVYGIIGFKTHTKIALVVRKEKGRLRNYFHIGTGNYNSNTSKFYTDLGLLSTDPDIASDLLELFNYLSGFSKQRSYKKLLVSPSTMRKKFIFLIKREIKNAEAGKKAAIIAKMNSLVDPEIIQLLYLASDSGVKINLIIRGICCLYPQRKNLSENIKVISIIGHFLEHSRIFWFCNNDDNEVFIGSADWMRRNLDRRIEAVTPIEDYELKSKIYSLLQTYIKDDYFAWIMKEDGSYWKHELDSSDNRSQIELIEKQN from the coding sequence ATGAAAAACCAAGCTGATGTTTTTATTAATAGAGAATTAAGTTGGATTGAATTCAATAAAAGAGTACTCCTAACTGGTATGGAAAAAGAGTACAAAATCCTAGATAAAGTAAAATTTTGTTCAATTTTTAGTAATAATCTAGATGAATTTTTTATGGTAAGAGTAGCTTCATTAAAAGCTCAAGTTGAAGCAGGTATTACAAAAAAAAGTATTGATGGACTTACCCCTAAAGATCAATTAACGAAAATAAATAAAGAAGTAAAGAATTTAACTAACCTACAAGAAAACTATTTAAATAATGAATTAAATAATGAACTAAAAGAAAAAGGTATAGTTTTAAAAAAATATAAGGACCTAAGTGAAAATGAAAGAAATTGGTGTAATAACTACTTTACTTCATCTATTTTCCCTTTATTAACTCCATTAGTTGTTGATCCAGCACATCCATTTCCTTTTATAAGTAATTTAAGTCTAAATTTGGCAGCTCTAATAAGAGATGGGGAAGATTCTAAAAATCAGTTTGTAAGAGTAAAAATACCAACAAAAAATATAAATAGATTTATACAAATTCCCAATGAAATTATTCAAAATTGTGATGAAAGTACTTATTTTTTCATAAGTGTTGAAGATTTAATTGGAAATAATATAAATACTTTATTTAACGAAATGGAATGTATAAATTACTCTTTTTTTAGAGTGACTAGGGATGCAGATTTAGAATTAAAAGAACTTGAAGCTGATGATCTTCTTTTAGCAGTTGAACAAAGTTTGCAAAAGAGAAGATTAGGTGGAGACGTAGTTAGATTAGAAGTTGCATCGGATATGCCAGAAAAAATTCTGAAATTACTCATTGAAAGTATCTCAATACAAAAAGAGTATGTTTACTTTTGCAAAAGTTTTTTAGGTCTTGACGATTTAAATCAGCTTACAAAAATTAATAGAGATGATTTAAAAGAAAACCTACTAATTGGGAAAACTCACCCGAAATTAAAAAATTTAGACTTACCTTCAAACAAAAACCTCAATTCTATTTTTCATATACTTAGAAAAAAAAATATTCTGCTTCATCATCCATACGATTTATTTAGAACTTCAGTTGAAGAATTTATAAACAAAGCAGCTGATGATCCACTTGTAATGGCTATAAAAATTACTTTATATCGAGTTTCCAAGGATTCGCCCATCATTGCAGCTTTAATGAGAGCTGCAGAGAATGGGAAAGAAGTAATGACTCTTGTTGAATTAAAAGCAAGATTTGATGAAGACAATAATATTCAATGGGCAAAACAACTTGAACAAGCTGGAATTCATGTTGTATATGGAATTATAGGATTTAAAACACATACAAAAATAGCTTTAGTAGTAAGAAAAGAAAAAGGACGATTAAGGAATTATTTCCATATTGGAACAGGAAATTATAACTCTAATACTTCAAAGTTTTATACAGATTTAGGATTACTTTCAACTGATCCTGATATTGCATCAGATTTACTTGAGTTATTTAACTACTTATCAGGTTTTTCTAAACAAAGAAGTTATAAAAAGTTATTAGTTTCACCCTCAACAATGAGAAAGAAATTTATATTTCTGATTAAGAGAGAAATTAAAAATGCAGAGGCAGGCAAAAAAGCCGCAATAATTGCAAAAATGAATTCTTTAGTAGACCCAGAAATAATTCAACTTCTTTATTTAGCTTCAGACTCAGGTGTAAAAATAAACCTTATCATAAGAGGAATTTGTTGCTTGTATCCCCAAAGAAAAAATTTAAGTGAAAATATTAAAGTTATAAGCATTATTGGCCATTTTCTTGAACACTCAAGAATTTTTTGGTTTTGTAATAACGATGATAATGAGGTTTTTATTGGAAGTGCAGATTGGATGAGAAGAAATCTTGATAGAAGAATAGAAGCTGTTACTCCGATAGAAGATTATGAATTGAAATCTAAAATATACTCGCTCTTGCAAACATATATTAAAGATGATTACTTTGCTTGGATAATGAAAGAAGATGGTTCTTATTGGAAACATGAATTAGATTCATCGGACAATCGTTCACAAATTGAACTTATAGAAAAACAAAATTAA
- a CDS encoding RpoD/SigA family RNA polymerase sigma factor produces the protein MGIPLESAKSSSDNNFDEPRLPNTAGKSRKSKSSLTAKQSQKKSGRLASDSIGYYLSSIGRVPLLTPAEEIELAHHVQNMKKLLQIPETDRTQRNLYQIKIGKRSRDRMMAANLRLVVSVAKKYQNQGLELLDLVQEGAIGLERAVDKFDPAMGYKFSTYAYWWIRQGMTRAIDNSARTIRLPIHISEKLSKMRRVSRELSHKFGRQPSRLEMATEMGIDQKDLEDLISQSAPCASLDAHARGEEDRSTLGELIPDPNGEEPMEGMDRTIQKEHLGTWLSQLNEREQKIMKLRFGLDGEEPLTLAEIGRQINVSRERVRQLEAKAILKLRVMTTHQKAA, from the coding sequence ATGGGGATCCCTCTGGAATCTGCGAAAAGCTCTTCAGATAATAATTTTGATGAGCCAAGATTACCAAACACTGCGGGCAAGTCTCGCAAATCGAAATCCAGTCTTACAGCAAAACAAAGCCAAAAAAAATCTGGCAGACTTGCTTCAGATTCTATTGGCTATTACTTAAGTAGCATTGGAAGAGTACCTCTTTTGACTCCAGCAGAGGAAATAGAGTTAGCTCATCATGTTCAGAACATGAAAAAGTTACTACAAATTCCTGAAACTGATAGAACACAACGAAATCTTTATCAAATTAAGATTGGCAAAAGATCCAGAGATAGAATGATGGCAGCTAATCTAAGGCTTGTTGTCTCTGTTGCAAAAAAATACCAAAACCAAGGGCTTGAATTATTAGACCTTGTCCAGGAAGGAGCTATTGGCCTTGAAAGAGCTGTAGATAAATTTGATCCTGCTATGGGATATAAATTCTCAACTTATGCTTACTGGTGGATTAGGCAAGGAATGACAAGGGCTATTGACAACAGTGCAAGAACAATCCGTTTGCCTATTCACATAAGTGAAAAACTATCCAAAATGAGAAGAGTCTCTAGAGAATTATCACATAAATTTGGTAGACAACCTAGCAGATTGGAAATGGCAACTGAAATGGGAATTGATCAAAAAGATTTAGAAGATTTAATTTCTCAAAGTGCTCCTTGCGCTTCCTTAGATGCTCATGCAAGAGGCGAAGAAGATAGAAGTACCCTTGGCGAACTAATACCTGATCCAAACGGTGAAGAGCCTATGGAAGGCATGGATAGGACTATTCAAAAAGAGCATTTAGGAACTTGGCTTTCTCAATTAAATGAAAGAGAACAAAAAATAATGAAGCTCAGATTTGGCCTAGATGGTGAAGAACCATTAACACTTGCAGAAATAGGAAGACAAATTAATGTTTCACGAGAAAGAGTAAGGCAGCTAGAAGCTAAAGCAATATTAAAACTTAGAGTAATGACAACTCATCAAAAAGCAGCTTAA
- a CDS encoding diacylglycerol/polyprenol kinase family protein, with the protein MIKFTIILLYLFSIFLISIVFKKYNEDSKEIVRKIIHIGIGPLIPIAQFLKINQNSALIFTGIVSFMVFINYTYKLFPTIEDVERKSYGTLFYCLSLFILIYLFWDKDPYALITGFFIMTFGDGLAGLIGKSFNSKSWIFFKQKKSLYGTMTMFLTSLIVVFSIGYAQQNSLNLNYFTIAFYATLLEQFSVLGIDNFIVPISSALFFNFFITS; encoded by the coding sequence TTGATAAAATTTACCATAATTTTATTATATTTATTTTCAATTTTTTTAATATCAATAGTTTTTAAAAAATATAATGAAGATAGCAAAGAAATCGTCAGAAAAATAATACATATTGGAATAGGACCTTTAATTCCAATTGCTCAATTTTTAAAAATTAATCAAAACTCTGCTCTAATTTTTACAGGAATTGTTTCATTTATGGTTTTCATCAATTATACCTATAAATTATTTCCAACAATTGAGGATGTTGAGAGAAAGAGTTATGGAACATTATTTTATTGTCTAAGTTTATTTATTTTGATTTATCTTTTCTGGGATAAAGATCCATATGCATTAATTACTGGATTTTTCATAATGACTTTTGGTGATGGATTAGCTGGGTTAATAGGAAAAAGCTTTAACTCAAAGAGTTGGATTTTTTTTAAACAAAAAAAATCTTTATATGGCACTATGACAATGTTTTTAACAAGTTTGATAGTAGTTTTCTCAATAGGATACGCCCAACAAAATAGTTTAAATTTAAATTATTTTACAATAGCTTTTTATGCAACTTTACTCGAACAATTTAGTGTTTTAGGAATAGATAATTTCATTGTTCCAATTTCTTCAGCATTATTTTTTAATTTTTTTATAACTAGCTAA
- a CDS encoding 3-deoxy-7-phosphoheptulonate synthase yields MTTSSKNSALEKTSDLHVVETRPLIPPSRLHNDIPLDHASANTVSKTRRSIQNILHHNDRKLLVIVGPCSIHDLEAAKEYSKYIQNFREIYKDKLEIIMRVYFEKPRTTIGWKGLINDPHLDNSYDINTGLRRARSLLSYLATRGIPSATELLDPIVPQYIADLISWTAIGARTTESQTHREMASGLSMPIGFKNGTDGSFTTAINAMQSASKSHHFLGINENGMASIVNTTGNPDGHIVLRGGSKGPNFESENVKRISSELKQSNLPHKVMIDCSHGNSNKDFRKQSEVLKNIAFQISNGEKNILGVMLESHLKEGNQKLSKKEDLQFGRSITDACIDIKTTKELLAILYSSLS; encoded by the coding sequence ATGACGACATCATCAAAAAATTCTGCTTTAGAAAAGACATCAGATTTACATGTTGTTGAGACACGTCCATTAATACCTCCAAGCAGATTACATAATGATATACCTTTAGATCACGCCTCTGCTAATACAGTATCTAAAACAAGAAGATCGATACAAAATATTTTGCATCATAATGATCGGAAGCTTTTAGTCATTGTGGGTCCATGTTCAATTCATGATCTAGAGGCGGCGAAAGAATATTCAAAATATATTCAAAACTTTCGAGAAATTTATAAAGATAAATTAGAAATAATCATGAGAGTATATTTTGAGAAACCAAGAACAACTATTGGTTGGAAGGGATTGATAAATGATCCTCATCTAGATAATTCTTATGATATTAATACTGGCTTAAGAAGAGCAAGAAGTTTGCTTTCATATTTAGCAACTCGTGGAATTCCTTCTGCTACAGAATTACTAGATCCAATTGTTCCTCAATATATCGCCGATTTAATAAGTTGGACAGCCATTGGCGCGCGGACTACTGAAAGTCAGACTCATCGAGAAATGGCGTCAGGATTATCAATGCCTATAGGTTTTAAAAATGGTACAGATGGTTCTTTTACTACTGCAATAAATGCAATGCAGTCAGCTTCAAAATCTCATCATTTCTTAGGTATAAATGAAAATGGAATGGCTTCTATTGTTAATACAACAGGTAATCCCGATGGACATATAGTTTTAAGAGGCGGTTCAAAAGGCCCAAATTTTGAAAGTGAAAATGTTAAAAGAATTTCCTCTGAATTGAAGCAATCTAATCTTCCCCATAAAGTGATGATTGATTGTAGTCATGGTAATTCCAATAAAGATTTCCGAAAACAGTCGGAAGTTTTAAAAAATATAGCTTTTCAAATTAGCAATGGTGAAAAAAATATTTTAGGAGTTATGCTTGAAAGTCATTTGAAGGAGGGAAATCAAAAACTTTCAAAAAAAGAGGATCTCCAGTTTGGCAGAAGCATTACAGATGCATGCATAGATATAAAAACAACAAAAGAATTACTCGCTATTTTATATAGTTCACTTAGCTAG
- the acnB gene encoding bifunctional aconitate hydratase 2/2-methylisocitrate dehydratase: MKNLETLLKDYEDHVAERATKGIPPLPLNAEQTNCITKLLEQDSTYDSSYLLDLLINRVPPGVDEAAYVKASWLTAIVNSEKYCKLINPEKAIEILGTMIGGYNVNSLVEILKGTSSLLAKKAAEVLKNIILVYDSANEIFELSQKNIYAKEVINSWANAEWFKNKKVLEQEITCLVFKVDGETNTDDLSPAVHATTRPDIPMHALAMLEFKKPDGLKILDNLKKENLPIAYVGDVVGTGSSRKSAINSLIWHIGEDIPFIPNKKTGGIIIGSKIAPIFFNTAQDSGALPIEADVSHMKTGDVIKIYPYKGIIKKVQKDSNTEELISKFDLYPSTLTDEIQAGGRINLMIGRSLTDKIRNKLDYQTSEIFIRPQNPTKSNSGFTQAQKIVGKACGLDGVRPGTTCEPIMTTVGSQDTTGPMTRDELKELACLGFTADLVMQSFCHTAAYPKPVDLVTHKELPDFISQRGGVALKPGDGIIHSWLNRMLLPDTVGTGGDSHTRFPLGISFPGGSGIVAFAAAIGSMPLNMPESVLVKFKGELLPGITLRDLVNAIPLFAIKKGLLTVEKANKKNIFNGKIMEIEGLPNLKLEQAFELTDATAERSCAGSTILLSQETIQEYLRSNICLLEKMIESNYEDSKSISRRISDMKNWLKKPSLIQPDLNAQYEEIIEIDLAKVTQPIVACPNDPDNVKEITDVANTNIDEVFIGSCMTNIGHYRAAAKVLEGVQNLKAKLWICPPTKMDEETLKAEGYYKIFENCGARLELPGCSLCMGNQARVDEGSIVFSTSTRNFDNRLGKNAQVFLGSAELAAVCALLGKIPEVEEYQDITKNKINPYSDELYRYLQFDEIHDFSLSK; encoded by the coding sequence ATGAAGAATTTGGAAACATTGCTAAAAGATTACGAAGATCACGTAGCTGAAAGAGCTACCAAAGGTATACCTCCTTTACCTTTAAATGCAGAGCAAACAAATTGTATTACAAAATTACTAGAACAAGATAGTACTTACGATTCTTCTTATTTGCTTGATTTGCTAATAAATAGAGTCCCACCAGGAGTTGATGAGGCTGCTTATGTAAAAGCAAGCTGGCTTACAGCTATTGTTAATTCAGAAAAATATTGCAAATTAATTAATCCTGAAAAAGCAATTGAAATACTAGGGACAATGATTGGCGGATATAATGTCAATTCCCTAGTTGAAATACTTAAAGGTACAAGTAGTCTACTAGCTAAAAAAGCGGCAGAAGTTTTAAAAAATATTATTCTTGTTTACGACTCAGCTAATGAAATTTTTGAATTATCTCAAAAAAATATTTATGCAAAAGAGGTTATAAATAGTTGGGCAAATGCAGAATGGTTCAAAAATAAAAAAGTTTTGGAGCAAGAGATTACTTGTTTAGTATTTAAAGTTGACGGGGAGACAAACACAGACGACTTATCTCCAGCTGTACATGCAACAACACGCCCAGATATTCCAATGCACGCATTGGCTATGTTGGAATTTAAAAAACCTGATGGACTAAAGATTCTTGATAATTTAAAAAAAGAAAATTTACCAATAGCTTATGTTGGAGATGTTGTTGGAACAGGAAGTTCTAGAAAATCCGCTATTAATTCACTCATTTGGCATATAGGAGAAGATATCCCTTTTATTCCAAACAAAAAAACAGGTGGAATAATAATTGGTAGCAAAATAGCCCCAATTTTCTTTAATACTGCACAAGATTCAGGAGCTTTACCTATAGAAGCTGACGTATCTCATATGAAAACAGGAGATGTTATAAAAATATATCCTTACAAAGGCATTATTAAAAAAGTTCAAAAAGATTCAAATACTGAAGAATTAATAAGCAAATTCGACTTGTATCCATCAACTCTTACTGATGAAATTCAAGCTGGCGGAAGAATTAATCTTATGATTGGAAGATCTCTTACGGACAAAATTAGAAACAAATTAGATTATCAAACAAGTGAAATATTTATCCGGCCACAAAATCCAACAAAAAGTAATTCTGGCTTTACTCAAGCTCAAAAAATAGTAGGGAAAGCATGTGGTTTAGATGGAGTTAGGCCAGGAACGACTTGTGAACCAATTATGACCACAGTTGGCAGTCAAGACACAACTGGACCAATGACTAGAGATGAGCTCAAAGAACTAGCTTGTTTAGGATTTACAGCAGATTTAGTAATGCAAAGTTTTTGTCATACAGCTGCATATCCTAAACCAGTAGATCTAGTTACGCATAAAGAATTACCTGATTTTATATCTCAAAGAGGTGGAGTAGCTCTCAAGCCTGGAGACGGCATAATTCATAGTTGGCTTAACCGAATGCTTCTCCCTGATACTGTTGGCACAGGGGGAGATAGTCATACGAGATTCCCTCTTGGCATTTCATTTCCTGGAGGCTCAGGCATCGTTGCCTTTGCCGCTGCAATAGGATCTATGCCATTAAATATGCCGGAATCTGTGCTGGTTAAATTTAAGGGAGAATTATTACCAGGAATTACTCTTAGAGATTTAGTAAATGCAATCCCTCTCTTCGCAATTAAAAAGGGACTCTTAACTGTTGAAAAAGCTAATAAAAAAAATATATTTAACGGAAAAATTATGGAAATTGAGGGTTTACCTAACCTAAAACTTGAGCAAGCTTTTGAACTTACTGATGCTACTGCAGAACGTTCGTGCGCTGGTAGCACCATACTTTTATCCCAAGAAACTATTCAAGAATACTTAAGAAGCAATATTTGCCTGCTAGAAAAAATGATTGAGAGCAATTATGAAGATTCAAAATCGATTTCAAGAAGAATAAGTGATATGAAAAATTGGTTAAAAAAACCATCATTAATTCAACCAGATTTAAACGCTCAGTATGAAGAAATCATTGAAATTGATTTAGCAAAAGTAACACAACCTATAGTTGCTTGCCCTAATGATCCAGATAATGTAAAAGAAATCACTGATGTTGCAAATACAAATATTGACGAGGTTTTTATAGGTTCTTGCATGACAAATATTGGCCATTACAGAGCAGCTGCGAAAGTTCTTGAAGGTGTACAAAATTTAAAAGCTAAATTATGGATTTGTCCACCTACAAAAATGGATGAAGAAACTCTAAAAGCTGAAGGTTACTATAAAATATTTGAAAATTGTGGTGCAAGGTTAGAGTTGCCAGGGTGTTCTTTATGCATGGGAAATCAAGCCAGAGTGGATGAAGGATCTATAGTTTTTTCTACTAGCACAAGAAATTTCGACAATAGACTTGGAAAAAATGCGCAAGTATTTTTAGGGAGTGCAGAATTAGCAGCAGTTTGCGCACTTCTTGGAAAAATACCCGAAGTAGAAGAATATCAGGATATTACTAAAAATAAAATTAATCCATATTCAGATGAACTTTATCGTTATCTTCAATTTGATGAAATACACGATTTCAGCTTGTCAAAGTAA
- a CDS encoding ClC family H(+)/Cl(-) exchange transporter: MPNLIKENIQKTGNNSSRSIKKLLKQRSLVVAFSLLLTGLGASITSISFKTGIYFINNWRLALLDQFPSIAVLPFFGALGGAIAGYLIKNLAPAAKGSGVSQIMGFLRHKKVPMNIKVGLVKLVSGIIAIGSGFPLGPEGPSVQMGGSVAWQMAKWLKAPTAFRRVIVAAGGGAGIAAVFSAPLGGFVYAIEELLNSARPVILLLVVITTFIADSSADIIQALGLDPKAGGFDFNLGFLIQKEYDPSVFFLPIDFIYLVLLGIIIGIFAELYSRYVLLMQNLGKKWYKNKFVLKMSICGLILGSIYSCLPSTFHNLDELQKIIAEQNISIEIALLAVLVLFITTGLAAASGAPGGLFYPMLTLGGSIGLIMGSWIEIATGHAPSTYIFAGMGAFVAGCSRTPITAMFLAFALTKNLLIMKPVLISCIASFLIARAFNEESIYERQIQIELED; this comes from the coding sequence ATGCCAAACCTCATAAAAGAAAATATTCAAAAAACAGGTAATAATTCTTCTCGTAGCATCAAAAAATTATTAAAACAAAGATCGCTAGTCGTTGCATTTTCGCTCTTATTAACAGGTTTAGGAGCCTCAATTACAAGCATATCTTTTAAAACTGGAATCTACTTTATTAATAATTGGAGATTAGCATTATTAGACCAATTCCCGTCTATTGCAGTCTTACCTTTTTTTGGAGCTCTAGGAGGAGCCATTGCAGGATATTTGATCAAAAATTTAGCGCCTGCTGCGAAAGGTTCAGGTGTGAGTCAAATCATGGGGTTCTTAAGGCATAAAAAAGTTCCTATGAATATAAAAGTAGGATTAGTAAAGCTCGTATCAGGAATTATTGCAATTGGTAGTGGATTCCCTTTAGGTCCAGAAGGTCCATCAGTTCAAATGGGAGGATCAGTAGCTTGGCAAATGGCCAAATGGCTTAAAGCCCCTACAGCCTTCAGAAGAGTAATAGTAGCAGCAGGTGGCGGGGCTGGAATAGCTGCAGTATTTAGCGCCCCATTAGGAGGATTTGTCTATGCAATAGAAGAGTTATTAAACTCTGCTAGACCAGTAATTTTGCTATTAGTAGTAATCACAACTTTCATTGCAGATTCATCTGCTGATATTATTCAAGCCTTAGGTTTAGATCCTAAAGCTGGAGGTTTTGATTTTAACCTCGGATTTTTAATCCAAAAAGAATATGACCCATCAGTTTTTTTCTTGCCTATAGATTTTATTTACCTAGTTTTACTAGGAATAATTATTGGAATCTTTGCAGAATTGTACAGCAGATATGTTTTGTTAATGCAAAATCTTGGGAAAAAGTGGTATAAAAATAAATTTGTTTTAAAAATGAGTATTTGTGGACTTATTTTAGGAAGCATCTATTCTTGTTTACCCAGTACTTTTCATAATTTAGATGAATTACAGAAAATAATAGCTGAACAAAATATAAGTATTGAAATCGCTTTGTTGGCAGTTTTAGTATTATTTATTACGACAGGTTTAGCTGCTGCATCTGGAGCTCCAGGAGGTTTATTCTATCCAATGCTTACTTTAGGAGGGTCAATCGGACTAATAATGGGTAGCTGGATAGAAATTGCAACAGGACATGCGCCTAGTACATACATTTTTGCAGGAATGGGAGCTTTCGTAGCAGGATGTTCTCGAACACCAATAACAGCAATGTTTTTAGCTTTTGCTTTAACAAAAAATTTATTAATAATGAAACCTGTCTTAATCAGCTGCATTGCCAGTTTCTTAATAGCAAGAGCTTTTAATGAAGAATCAATTTATGAAAGACAAATACAAATAGAATTAGAAGACTAA